DNA sequence from the Roseofilum casamattae BLCC-M143 genome:
CTTTTTATCTCGCACTTGCGCTTCTCTCCAACCCACATTCCGCACCAGGGTAAGAGCATCTCAATCACCCTTGACAAAAGGAACTGAGGATAGAGAACATATAGTCATTATTCATAGCTGCCCGCTTCTGCTTCTGTCGTAAACTACGCTTGAGAGTAGTTTCCTGACGAAGAGCATTGAGCGCCCAACGTCTGAGAAGGGCAAAGTTGTGAGGACTATGACCGGAACGAATCCGACTGGAATCTTCATT
Encoded proteins:
- a CDS encoding transposase, which translates into the protein NEDSSRIRSGHSPHNFALLRRWALNALRQETTLKRSLRQKQKRAAMNNDYMFSILSSFCQG